One window of the Perca flavescens isolate YP-PL-M2 chromosome 5, PFLA_1.0, whole genome shotgun sequence genome contains the following:
- the LOC114556338 gene encoding uncharacterized protein LOC114556338 translates to MVGVSEEDQQEVFQVFWGSTFTISCSIQPQYPGGSFQLTFTSSNSAHNYTQPAVNHSAHFLFPAAEAAHQGSYSCVYHLYVFSHNFSSESPVLSLSVMDLLLQPNISVSSSMVGVSEEDQQEVFQVFWGSTFTISCSIQPQYPGGSFQLTFTSSNSAHNYTQPAVNHSAHFLFPAAEAAHQGSYSCVYHLYVFSHNFSSESPVLSLSVMGKLTVYRIGEDDWSKLSENDQLTTCFWTDSVMTVIMLHVSDSNQTHTKCKNGNS, encoded by the exons ATGGTCGGGGTCTCTGAGGAGGACCAGCAGGAGGTGTTCCAGGTGTTCTGGGGCTCCACCTTCACCATCAGCTGCTCCATCCAGCCACAGTACCCAGGAGGCTCCTTCCAGCTCACCTTCACCTCCTCCAACTCAGCACACAACTACACCCAGCCAGCTGTCAATCACTctgcccacttcctgtttcctgctgcAGAGGCCGCCCACCAAGGAAGCTACAGCTGTGTTTATCACCTCTATGTTTTCTCTCATAACTTCTCCTCTGAGAGCCCTGTGCTCTCTCTCAGCGTCATGG ACCTGCTGCTTCAGCCCAACATCTCTGTGTCCTCCTCCATGGTCGGGGTCTCTGAGGAGGACCAGCAGGAGGTGTTCCAGGTGTTCTGGGGCTCCACCTTCACCATCAGCTGCTCCATCCAGCCACAGTACCCAGGAGGCTCCTTCCAGCTCACCTTCACCTCCTCCAACTCAGCACACAACTACACCCAGCCAGCTGTCAATCACTctgcccacttcctgtttcctgctgcAGAGGCCGCCCACCAAGGAAGCTACAGCTGTGTTTATCACCTCTATGTTTTCTCTCATAACTTCTCCTCTGAGAGCCCTGTGCTCTCTCTCAGCGTCATGGGTAAGCTGACTGTTTACAGGATTGGAGAAGATGATTGGTCCAAACTGAGTGAAAATGATCAGCTGACAACATGTTTCTGGACTGACTCTGTAATGACAGTCATCATGTTACATGTGTCAGATAGTAACCAAACTCATACAAAGTGTAAAAATGGTAACAGCTAA